One Castanea sativa cultivar Marrone di Chiusa Pesio chromosome 4, ASM4071231v1 DNA window includes the following coding sequences:
- the LOC142631736 gene encoding oxysterol-binding protein-related protein 1C-like isoform X1 codes for MHPVYCVTQVPDRTAAAAPHSLSDLLNMPPPHPNTPSLRSLSTHSFRISSDHSRLIKRSNSSALEQSTTRQTAPSSLRDMDVVINDIVGSGISGVLYKWVNYGRGWRPRWFVLQDGVLSYYKIHGPDKIAVNHETERGSMVIGEESFRRLSRNNRTQSRLRKPVGEIHLKVCSIRESKSDERRFSVYTGTKKRLHLRAESREDRASWLEALKAVKDMFPRVSNAELMGPAVESMVISTEKLRQRLLDEGLSEATIQDSEDIMRSELLEMQRHLVVLKQKQVLLIDALRHLETEKVDLENTLVDESQRQATEQGSSFRSKQDKYISEGSGSDSYDDIDRHEVEEETDDDDHAFLDTRDFLSSSSFKSIGSEFQKSPLDSDDEECLDSEDGVYSSLRSVRCPHVRRRKKLPEPVEKERGVSLWSMIKDNIGKDLTKVCLPVYFNEPLSSLQKCFEDLEYSYLLDQAYEWGKTGNSLMRILNVAAFAVSGYASTDGRTCKPFNPLLGETYEADYPDKGIRFISEKVSHHPMVLACHCEGRGWKFWGESNLKSKFWGRSIQLDPVGLLTLEFDDGEVFQWSKVTTSIYNLILGKLYCDHYGTMRIEGNCDYSCKLKFKEQSIIDRNPHQVQGIVQDKHGKTVATLMGKWDESMHYVIGDFSGKGKESDSLLETRPLLWKRSKPSKYPTRYNLTRFGITLNELTSGLKEKLPPTDSRLRPDQKCLENGEYEMANSEKLRLEQRQRQARKMQERGWKPRWFAKDKISNTYCYIGGYWEAREKHNWEACPDIFGQFSNDQNVD; via the exons ATGCACCCAGTCTATTGCGTAACGCAAGTACCGGATCGCACCGCCGCCGCCGCCCCTCATTCTTTATCAGATTTACTAAACATGCCACCGCCGCATCCCAATACGCCGTCGCTTCGATCGCTGTCGACTCACAGCTTCCGCATCAGCAGCGATCACAGCCGGCTGATCAAGCGGTCGAACTCCTCGGCGCTGGAGCAGTCCACGACGCGGCAAACGGCGCCGTCGTCGCTGCGAGACATGGACGTTGTGATAAACGACATCGTAGGGAGTGGAATCTCCGGGGTTCTGTACAAGTGGGTGAACTATGGGCGTGGATGGAGGCCGCGGTGGTTCGTGTTGCAAGACGGTGTTCTCTCCTACTATAAAATCCACGGTCCCGATAAGATCGCGGTTAATCACGAAACCGAGCGCGGATCTATGGTGATCGGCGAAGAGTCGTTCCGCCGTCTCTCTAGGAATAACCGCACCCAATCCCGCCTCCGTAAACCCGTCGGCGAAATACacctcaag GTGTGTTCGATTAGGGAGAGTAAGTCGGACGAGAGGAGGTTTTCTGTATACACGGGGACAAAGAAGAGGCTGCATTTGAGGGCAGAGAGTAGGGAGGACAGGGCATCATGGTTGGAGGCGTTGAAGGCGGTTAAGGACATGTTCCCACGGGTGTCTAATGCAGAGCTAATGGGGCCTGCTGTCGAGAGCATGGTGATCTCCACGGAGAAGTTGAGGCAGCGTCTTTTGGACGAGGGGCTCAGTGAGGCCACCATCCAGGACAGTGAGGACATTATGAGGAGTGAGCTGTTGGAGATGCAAAGGCATCTTGTGGTCCTCAAACAGAAGCAGGTGTTGCTCATTGATGCACTGCGTCACTTAGAG ACAGAAAAGGTTGACTTGGAGAACACACTTGTTGATGAAAGCCAAAGGCAAGCAACCGAGCAAGGATCTTCCTTTAGATCAAAGCAAGACAAATATATCAGCG AGGGAAGTGGAAGTGATTCTTATGATGACATTGACAGACATGAAGTAGAGGAAGAAACTGATGATGATGACCATGCATTTTTGGATACTCGAGATTTTCTTTCATCAAGTTCTTTCAAAAGTATTGGTTCTGAATTTCAGAAATCACCACTTGATTCTGATGATGAAGAGTGTCTTGACTCTGAAGATGGTGTCTATTCTAGCCTGAGATCCGTTAGATGTCCTCATGTTAGGCGCCGTAAGAAATTGCCTGAACCagttgaaaaagagagaggggtCAGTCTTTGGTCAATGATCAAAGATAATATTGGGAAGGATCTCACCAAAGTTTGTCTTCCAGTTTATTTTAATGAGCCCCTCTCTTCTCTGCAGAAATGTTTTGAAGATCTTGAATACTCATACCTTCTAGATCAAGCTTATGAATGGGGTAAAACG GGTAATAGCCTTATGAGGATTCTGAATGTAGCAGCATTTGCAGTATCAGGGTATGCCTCTACAGATGGAAGAACTTGCAAGCCATTTAATCCACTATTGGGTGAGACGTATGAAGCAGATTATCCAGATAAAGGAATTCGTTTCATTTCTGAGAAG GTCAGTCATCACCCAATGGTTCTTGCATGCCATTGTGAGGGGCGTGGCTGGAAATTTTGGGGAGAAAgcaatttaaaaagtaaattttgGGGTCGTTCAATTCAGCTTGATCCTGTTGGTCTGTTGACTTTGGAATTTGATGATGGAGAAGTTTTCCAGTGGAGCAAG GTAACAACATCCATTTACAACCTCATTTTAGGAAAATTGTACTGCGACCACTATGGTACAATGCGTATAGAGGGGAATTGTGACTACTCATGTAAGCTAAAATTCAAGGAGCAGTCAATCATTGATAGAAACCCTCACCAG GTACAAGGTATTGTCCAAGATAAGCATGGTAAAACAGTGGCAACTTTGATGGGGAAATGGGACGAGAGCATGCATTATGTAATAGGTGATTTTTCTGGGAAAGGGAAAGAATCAGATTCATTGTTAGAGACCAGGCCTTTGCTTTGGAAGCGGAGCAAACCATCCAAATATCCAACCAGATATAATCTAACACGCTTTGGCATTACACTAAATGAACTTACATCTGGACTTAAG GAGAAGTTACCACCAACAGATTCAAGACTCAGACCTGATCAGAAGTGTTTAGAGAATGGGGAGTATGAAATGGCTAATTCAGAGAAGTTGCGGCTAGAACAGAGACAGCGGCAG GCACGGAAGATGCAAGAGAGGGGATGGAAGCCGAGGTGGTTTGCCAAGGACAAAATTAGCAATACGTACTGTTATATTGGTGGTTACTGGGAAGCAAGGGAAAAGCATAACTGGGAAGCATGCCCTGACATCTTTGGCCAGTTCTCAAATGATCAAAATGTTGACTAA
- the LOC142631736 gene encoding oxysterol-binding protein-related protein 1C-like isoform X3, whose product MFPRVSNAELMGPAVESMVISTEKLRQRLLDEGLSEATIQDSEDIMRSELLEMQRHLVVLKQKQVLLIDALRHLETEKVDLENTLVDESQRQATEQGSSFRSKQDKYISEGSGSDSYDDIDRHEVEEETDDDDHAFLDTRDFLSSSSFKSIGSEFQKSPLDSDDEECLDSEDGVYSSLRSVRCPHVRRRKKLPEPVEKERGVSLWSMIKDNIGKDLTKVCLPVYFNEPLSSLQKCFEDLEYSYLLDQAYEWGKTGNSLMRILNVAAFAVSGYASTDGRTCKPFNPLLGETYEADYPDKGIRFISEKVSHHPMVLACHCEGRGWKFWGESNLKSKFWGRSIQLDPVGLLTLEFDDGEVFQWSKVTTSIYNLILGKLYCDHYGTMRIEGNCDYSCKLKFKEQSIIDRNPHQVQGIVQDKHGKTVATLMGKWDESMHYVIGDFSGKGKESDSLLETRPLLWKRSKPSKYPTRYNLTRFGITLNELTSGLKEKLPPTDSRLRPDQKCLENGEYEMANSEKLRLEQRQRQARKMQERGWKPRWFAKDKISNTYCYIGGYWEAREKHNWEACPDIFGQFSNDQNVD is encoded by the exons ATGTTCCCACGGGTGTCTAATGCAGAGCTAATGGGGCCTGCTGTCGAGAGCATGGTGATCTCCACGGAGAAGTTGAGGCAGCGTCTTTTGGACGAGGGGCTCAGTGAGGCCACCATCCAGGACAGTGAGGACATTATGAGGAGTGAGCTGTTGGAGATGCAAAGGCATCTTGTGGTCCTCAAACAGAAGCAGGTGTTGCTCATTGATGCACTGCGTCACTTAGAG ACAGAAAAGGTTGACTTGGAGAACACACTTGTTGATGAAAGCCAAAGGCAAGCAACCGAGCAAGGATCTTCCTTTAGATCAAAGCAAGACAAATATATCAGCG AGGGAAGTGGAAGTGATTCTTATGATGACATTGACAGACATGAAGTAGAGGAAGAAACTGATGATGATGACCATGCATTTTTGGATACTCGAGATTTTCTTTCATCAAGTTCTTTCAAAAGTATTGGTTCTGAATTTCAGAAATCACCACTTGATTCTGATGATGAAGAGTGTCTTGACTCTGAAGATGGTGTCTATTCTAGCCTGAGATCCGTTAGATGTCCTCATGTTAGGCGCCGTAAGAAATTGCCTGAACCagttgaaaaagagagaggggtCAGTCTTTGGTCAATGATCAAAGATAATATTGGGAAGGATCTCACCAAAGTTTGTCTTCCAGTTTATTTTAATGAGCCCCTCTCTTCTCTGCAGAAATGTTTTGAAGATCTTGAATACTCATACCTTCTAGATCAAGCTTATGAATGGGGTAAAACG GGTAATAGCCTTATGAGGATTCTGAATGTAGCAGCATTTGCAGTATCAGGGTATGCCTCTACAGATGGAAGAACTTGCAAGCCATTTAATCCACTATTGGGTGAGACGTATGAAGCAGATTATCCAGATAAAGGAATTCGTTTCATTTCTGAGAAG GTCAGTCATCACCCAATGGTTCTTGCATGCCATTGTGAGGGGCGTGGCTGGAAATTTTGGGGAGAAAgcaatttaaaaagtaaattttgGGGTCGTTCAATTCAGCTTGATCCTGTTGGTCTGTTGACTTTGGAATTTGATGATGGAGAAGTTTTCCAGTGGAGCAAG GTAACAACATCCATTTACAACCTCATTTTAGGAAAATTGTACTGCGACCACTATGGTACAATGCGTATAGAGGGGAATTGTGACTACTCATGTAAGCTAAAATTCAAGGAGCAGTCAATCATTGATAGAAACCCTCACCAG GTACAAGGTATTGTCCAAGATAAGCATGGTAAAACAGTGGCAACTTTGATGGGGAAATGGGACGAGAGCATGCATTATGTAATAGGTGATTTTTCTGGGAAAGGGAAAGAATCAGATTCATTGTTAGAGACCAGGCCTTTGCTTTGGAAGCGGAGCAAACCATCCAAATATCCAACCAGATATAATCTAACACGCTTTGGCATTACACTAAATGAACTTACATCTGGACTTAAG GAGAAGTTACCACCAACAGATTCAAGACTCAGACCTGATCAGAAGTGTTTAGAGAATGGGGAGTATGAAATGGCTAATTCAGAGAAGTTGCGGCTAGAACAGAGACAGCGGCAG GCACGGAAGATGCAAGAGAGGGGATGGAAGCCGAGGTGGTTTGCCAAGGACAAAATTAGCAATACGTACTGTTATATTGGTGGTTACTGGGAAGCAAGGGAAAAGCATAACTGGGAAGCATGCCCTGACATCTTTGGCCAGTTCTCAAATGATCAAAATGTTGACTAA
- the LOC142631736 gene encoding oxysterol-binding protein-related protein 1C-like isoform X2 produces MHPVYCVTQVPDRTAAAAPHSLSDLLNMPPPHPNTPSLRSLSTHSFRISSDHSRLIKRSNSSALEQSTTRQTAPSSLRDMDVVINDIVGSGISGVLYKWVNYGRGWRPRWFVLQDGVLSYYKIHGPDKIAVNHETERGSMVIGEESFRRLSRNNRTQSRLRKPVGEIHLKVCSIRESKSDERRFSVYTGTKKRLHLRAESREDRASWLEALKAVKDMFPRVSNAELMGPAVESMVISTEKLRQRLLDEGLSEATIQDSEDIMRSELLEMQRHLVVLKQKQVLLIDALRHLETEKVDLENTLVDESQRQATEQGSSFRSKQDKYISEGSGSDSYDDIDRHEVEEETDDDDHAFLDTRDFLSSSSFKSIGSEFQKSPLDSDDEECLDSEDGVYSSLRSVRCPHVRRRKKLPEPVEKERGVSLWSMIKDNIGKDLTKVCLPVYFNEPLSSLQKCFEDLEYSYLLDQAYEWGKTGNSLMRILNVAAFAVSGYASTDGRTCKPFNPLLGETYEADYPDKGIRFISEKVSHHPMVLACHCEGRGWKFWGESNLKSKFWGRSIQLDPVGLLTLEFDDGEVFQWSKVTTSIYNLILGKLYCDHYGTMRIEGNCDYSCKLKFKEQSIIDRNPHQVQGIVQDKHGKTVATLMGKWDESMHYVIGDFSGKGKESDSLLETRPLLWKRSKPSKYPTRYNLTRFGITLNELTSGLKASSLLTSN; encoded by the exons ATGCACCCAGTCTATTGCGTAACGCAAGTACCGGATCGCACCGCCGCCGCCGCCCCTCATTCTTTATCAGATTTACTAAACATGCCACCGCCGCATCCCAATACGCCGTCGCTTCGATCGCTGTCGACTCACAGCTTCCGCATCAGCAGCGATCACAGCCGGCTGATCAAGCGGTCGAACTCCTCGGCGCTGGAGCAGTCCACGACGCGGCAAACGGCGCCGTCGTCGCTGCGAGACATGGACGTTGTGATAAACGACATCGTAGGGAGTGGAATCTCCGGGGTTCTGTACAAGTGGGTGAACTATGGGCGTGGATGGAGGCCGCGGTGGTTCGTGTTGCAAGACGGTGTTCTCTCCTACTATAAAATCCACGGTCCCGATAAGATCGCGGTTAATCACGAAACCGAGCGCGGATCTATGGTGATCGGCGAAGAGTCGTTCCGCCGTCTCTCTAGGAATAACCGCACCCAATCCCGCCTCCGTAAACCCGTCGGCGAAATACacctcaag GTGTGTTCGATTAGGGAGAGTAAGTCGGACGAGAGGAGGTTTTCTGTATACACGGGGACAAAGAAGAGGCTGCATTTGAGGGCAGAGAGTAGGGAGGACAGGGCATCATGGTTGGAGGCGTTGAAGGCGGTTAAGGACATGTTCCCACGGGTGTCTAATGCAGAGCTAATGGGGCCTGCTGTCGAGAGCATGGTGATCTCCACGGAGAAGTTGAGGCAGCGTCTTTTGGACGAGGGGCTCAGTGAGGCCACCATCCAGGACAGTGAGGACATTATGAGGAGTGAGCTGTTGGAGATGCAAAGGCATCTTGTGGTCCTCAAACAGAAGCAGGTGTTGCTCATTGATGCACTGCGTCACTTAGAG ACAGAAAAGGTTGACTTGGAGAACACACTTGTTGATGAAAGCCAAAGGCAAGCAACCGAGCAAGGATCTTCCTTTAGATCAAAGCAAGACAAATATATCAGCG AGGGAAGTGGAAGTGATTCTTATGATGACATTGACAGACATGAAGTAGAGGAAGAAACTGATGATGATGACCATGCATTTTTGGATACTCGAGATTTTCTTTCATCAAGTTCTTTCAAAAGTATTGGTTCTGAATTTCAGAAATCACCACTTGATTCTGATGATGAAGAGTGTCTTGACTCTGAAGATGGTGTCTATTCTAGCCTGAGATCCGTTAGATGTCCTCATGTTAGGCGCCGTAAGAAATTGCCTGAACCagttgaaaaagagagaggggtCAGTCTTTGGTCAATGATCAAAGATAATATTGGGAAGGATCTCACCAAAGTTTGTCTTCCAGTTTATTTTAATGAGCCCCTCTCTTCTCTGCAGAAATGTTTTGAAGATCTTGAATACTCATACCTTCTAGATCAAGCTTATGAATGGGGTAAAACG GGTAATAGCCTTATGAGGATTCTGAATGTAGCAGCATTTGCAGTATCAGGGTATGCCTCTACAGATGGAAGAACTTGCAAGCCATTTAATCCACTATTGGGTGAGACGTATGAAGCAGATTATCCAGATAAAGGAATTCGTTTCATTTCTGAGAAG GTCAGTCATCACCCAATGGTTCTTGCATGCCATTGTGAGGGGCGTGGCTGGAAATTTTGGGGAGAAAgcaatttaaaaagtaaattttgGGGTCGTTCAATTCAGCTTGATCCTGTTGGTCTGTTGACTTTGGAATTTGATGATGGAGAAGTTTTCCAGTGGAGCAAG GTAACAACATCCATTTACAACCTCATTTTAGGAAAATTGTACTGCGACCACTATGGTACAATGCGTATAGAGGGGAATTGTGACTACTCATGTAAGCTAAAATTCAAGGAGCAGTCAATCATTGATAGAAACCCTCACCAG GTACAAGGTATTGTCCAAGATAAGCATGGTAAAACAGTGGCAACTTTGATGGGGAAATGGGACGAGAGCATGCATTATGTAATAGGTGATTTTTCTGGGAAAGGGAAAGAATCAGATTCATTGTTAGAGACCAGGCCTTTGCTTTGGAAGCGGAGCAAACCATCCAAATATCCAACCAGATATAATCTAACACGCTTTGGCATTACACTAAATGAACTTACATCTGGACTTAAG GCATCATCTCTGCTGACATCAAACTAA